A genomic segment from Panthera tigris isolate Pti1 chromosome A1, P.tigris_Pti1_mat1.1, whole genome shotgun sequence encodes:
- the ARRDC3 gene encoding arrestin domain-containing protein 3 isoform X3 has translation MMVSTLKNDDNSEEGFNTIHSGRHEYAFSFELPQTPLATSFEGRHGSVRYWVKAELHRPWLLPVKLKKEFTVFEHIDINTPSLLSPQAGTKEKTLCCWFCTSGPISLSAKIERKGYTPGESIQIFAEIENCSSRMVVPKAAIYQTQAFYAKGKMKEVKQLVANLRGESLSSGKTDTWNGKLLKIPPVSPSILDCSIIRVEYSLMVYVDIPGAMDLFLNLPLVIGTIPLHPFGSRTSSVSSQCSMNMNWLGLSLPERPEAPPSYAEVVTEEQRRNNLAPVSACDDFERALQGPLFAYIQEFRFLPPPLYSEIDPNPDQSADDRPSCPSR, from the exons ATGATGGTGTCTACACTAAAAA atGATGATAATTCCGAAGAAGGCTTCAACACTATTCATTCAGGAAGGCATGAATATGCATTCAGCTTCGAGCTTCCACAGAC ACCACTTGCTACCTCATTCGAAGGCCGACATGGCAGTGTGCGCTATTGGGTGAAAGCCGAATTGCACAGGCCTTGGCTTCTACCagtaaaattaaagaaggaatttACAGTCTTTGAGCATATAGATATCAACACTCCTTCATTACTG tcaCCCCAAGCAGGCACGAAAGAAAAGACTCTCTGTTGCTGGTTCTGTACCTCAGGCCCAATATCCTTAAGTGCCAAAATCGAAAGGAAGGGCTATACCCCAG gtgaATCAATTCAGATATTTGCTGAGATTGAAAACTGCTCTTCCCGAATGGTAGTGCCAAAGGCAGCCATTTACCAAACACAGGCCTTCTATGCCAAAGGGAAAATGAAGGAAGTAAAACAGCTTGTGGCTAACTTACGTGGGGAATCCTTATCATCTGGAAAGACAGATACCTGGAATGGAAAGTTGCTGAAAATTCCACCAGTTTCTCCCTCTATCCTCGACTGTAGCATAATTCGTGTGGAATATTCACTAATG gTATATGTGGATATTCCTGGAGCTAtggatttatttcttaatttgccACTTGTCATTGGTACCATTCCTCTACATCCATTTGGTAGCAGAACCTCAAGTGTAAGCAGTCAGTGTAGCATGAATATGAACTGGCTTGGTTTATCCCTACCTGAAAGACCTGAAG CACCACCCAGCTATGCAGAAGTGGTAACAGAGGAACAAAGGCGGAACAATCTTGCACCAGTGAGTGCTTGTGATGACTTTGAGAGAGCGCTTCAAGGACCACTGTTTGCTTATATCCAGGAGTTTCGGTTCTTGCCTCCACCTCTTTATTCAGAG
- the ARRDC3 gene encoding arrestin domain-containing protein 3 isoform X4 — translation MVVPKAAIYQTQAFYAKGKMKEVKQLVANLRGESLSSGKTDTWNGKLLKIPPVSPSILDCSIIRVEYSLMVYVDIPGAMDLFLNLPLVIGTIPLHPFGSRTSSVSSQCSMNMNWLGLSLPERPEAPPSYAEVVTEEQRRNNLAPVSACDDFERALQGPLFAYIQEFRFLPPPLYSEIDPNPDQSADDRPSCPSR, via the exons ATGGTAGTGCCAAAGGCAGCCATTTACCAAACACAGGCCTTCTATGCCAAAGGGAAAATGAAGGAAGTAAAACAGCTTGTGGCTAACTTACGTGGGGAATCCTTATCATCTGGAAAGACAGATACCTGGAATGGAAAGTTGCTGAAAATTCCACCAGTTTCTCCCTCTATCCTCGACTGTAGCATAATTCGTGTGGAATATTCACTAATG gTATATGTGGATATTCCTGGAGCTAtggatttatttcttaatttgccACTTGTCATTGGTACCATTCCTCTACATCCATTTGGTAGCAGAACCTCAAGTGTAAGCAGTCAGTGTAGCATGAATATGAACTGGCTTGGTTTATCCCTACCTGAAAGACCTGAAG CACCACCCAGCTATGCAGAAGTGGTAACAGAGGAACAAAGGCGGAACAATCTTGCACCAGTGAGTGCTTGTGATGACTTTGAGAGAGCGCTTCAAGGACCACTGTTTGCTTATATCCAGGAGTTTCGGTTCTTGCCTCCACCTCTTTATTCAGAG